In Phyllostomus discolor isolate MPI-MPIP mPhyDis1 chromosome 3, mPhyDis1.pri.v3, whole genome shotgun sequence, a single genomic region encodes these proteins:
- the SMARCA2 gene encoding probable global transcription activator SNF2L2 isoform X3 translates to MKRLAARCFAGLLILSPLTVISDSRPADSGKAIEDGNLEEMEEEVRLKKRKRRRNVDKDPAKEDVEKAKKRRGRPPAEKLSPNPPKLTKQMNAIIDTVINYKDSSGRQLSEVFIQLPSRKELPEYYELIRKPVDFKKIKERIRNHKYRSLGDLEKDVMLLCHNAQTFNLEGSQIYEDSIVLQSVFKSARQKIAKEEESEEESNEEEEEDEEEESESEAKSVKVKIKLNKKDEKGRDKGKGKKRPNRGKAKPVVSDFDSDEEQDDNEQSEASGTDDE, encoded by the exons ATGAAGAGACTAGCAGCTCGCTGCTTTGCTGGCTTGTTAATTTTATCCCCACTAACTGTGATTTCCGATAGCCGGCCTGCTGATAGTGGTAAG GCCATTGAAGACGggaatctggaagaaatggaagaagaagtACGGCTTAAGAAGCGAAAAAGACGAAGAAATGTGGATAAAGATCCTGCAAaagaagatgtggaaaaagctAAGAAGAGAAGAGGCCGCCCCCCTGCAGAGAAGCTATCACCAAATCCCCCTAAACTGACAAAGCAGATGAACGCTATCATCGATACTGTGATAAACTACAAAGACAG TTCCGGGCGACAGCTCAGTGAAGTCTTCATTCAGTTACCTTCAAGGAAAGAATTACCAGAATACTATGAATTGATTAGGAAACCAGtggatttcaaaaaaataaag GAAAGAATTCGTAATCATAAGTACCGGAGCCTGGGTGACCTGGAGAAGGATGTCATGCTTCTCTGTCATAATGCGCAGACATTCAACTTGGAGGGATCTCAG ATCTATGAAGACTCCATCGTCTTGCAGTCGGTGTTTAAGAGTGCACGGCAGAAAATTGCCAAAGAGGAGGAGAGTGAGGAAGAAAGcaatgaagaggaggaggaagatgaagaagaggagtCAGAGTCAGAAG CAAAATCTGTTAAGGTGAAAATCAAGCTTAATAAAAAAGATGAGAAGGGTCGGGAcaaaggaaaaggcaagaaaaggccAAATCGAGGAAAAGCCAAACCCGTCGTGAGCGATTTTGACAGTGAcgaagagcaggatgacaac gaACAGTCAGAAGCAAGTGGGACTGATGATGAGTGA